In one Lycium barbarum isolate Lr01 chromosome 7, ASM1917538v2, whole genome shotgun sequence genomic region, the following are encoded:
- the LOC132602456 gene encoding UPF0496 protein At1g20180-like translates to MGAGDHKTYCKTIKDEKNMIREARRSLNVNEEYLGALRTKSYGDFFIKANDLLEHNIHNQPSSPNSQYTLFSDILLEPGQETITSILESTNIFPRKYNLKSLLSNYFNISAKASKFCSHLLKSIKQVQSDYNFVEQVLESIDNNCSSQQFGYLVLELRAYIIHNNPFSDLKKQDFTRINDEYSSILQHLSSKRKKVARKIKLIKSVNKASGVCVTAACGLVAVAAVVLAAHTLAALVMGPAILTIIPLKPSKMNKFTSRLRFLKCGFLSKIGAQLDVAAKGTYILNRDFDTMSRLVNRLHDEIEHNKAMIQLCLDRREDSISLQVLKELKKSKVGFRKQVEELEEHVYLCLLTINRARALVIEEIGKSCG, encoded by the exons ATGGGTGCAGGAGATCACAAAACTTATTGTAAAACCATCAAAG ACGAGAAGAACATGATAAGAGAGGCACGAAGAAGCCTCAATGTCAATGAAGAGTACCTTGGCGCATTAAGAACAAAATCCTATGGTGATTTCTTCATAAAAGCTAATGACCTACTTGAACATAATATTCATAATCAGCCATCATCTCCCAATTCTCAATATACATTATTTTCAGATATACTTCTTGAGCCAGGCCAAGAAACCATAACATCAATTCTTGAATCAACTAATATATTTCCAAGAAAATATAATCTCAAATCCCTTCTTTCCAATTACTTCAATATTAGTGCAAAAGCCTCAAAATTCTGTAGCCACCTTCTCAAGTCCATCAAACAAGTCCAATCTGACTACAATTTTGTTGAACAAGTCCTTGAATCGATCGATAACAATTGTTCTTCTCAACAATTTGGTTACCTTGTATTAGAACTAAGAGCATATATTATCCACAACAATCCGTTTTCCGACCTCAAGAAACAAGATTTCACACGAATCAACGATGAATATTCGTCAATTTTGCAACATTTGAGTTCAAAGAGGAAAAAAGTGGCTAGGAAAATAAAACTGATCAAAAGTGTAAATAAGGCTTCAGGGGTATGTGTAACAGCAGCATGTGGACTAGTTGCTGTTGCAGCCGTGGTACTAGCAGCACATACACTAGCTGCACTAGTTATGGGGCCAGCAATATTGACCATTATACCCTTAAAGCCATCGAAGATGAATAAATTTACTAGTCGTCTTCGATTCTTGAAATGTGGATTCCTCAGCAAAATTGGAGCACAACTTGATGTAGCAGCAAAGGGTACGTATATTTTGAACAGGGATTTCGATACAATGAGTAGACTCGTGAATCGATTGCATGATGAGATCGAACATAACAAGGCGATGATACAATTGTGTTTGGATAGAAGGGAAGATAGCATTTCATTGCAAgtgttgaaggagttgaagaagaGTAAAGTTGGATTTAGGAAACAAGTAGAGGAGCTTGAAGAACATGTTTATTTGTGTCTTTTAACAATTAATCGAGCAAGAGCTTTGGTGATTGAGGAAATTGGAAAATCTTGTGGGTGA